One stretch of Serinicoccus hydrothermalis DNA includes these proteins:
- a CDS encoding GNAT family N-acetyltransferase, with amino-acid sequence MPTIRAAHFADLDNRVLHDLLRLRVDVFVVEQDCAYPEIDGRDVEEGTEHLWMDLDGQVAATVRVLHDPDGTRHLGRVATHRDHRGQGYAAALLREGLERLGPGPVHLGAQAYLEQWYARLGFRRSGEDYLEDGIPHLPMVRD; translated from the coding sequence ATGCCCACGATCCGCGCCGCGCACTTCGCCGACCTCGACAACCGCGTGCTGCACGACCTGCTCCGGCTGCGGGTCGACGTCTTCGTCGTCGAGCAGGACTGCGCCTACCCCGAGATCGACGGACGCGACGTCGAGGAGGGCACCGAGCACCTGTGGATGGACCTCGACGGTCAGGTCGCCGCCACGGTGCGCGTCCTGCACGACCCCGACGGCACCCGGCACCTGGGTCGCGTCGCCACGCACCGGGACCACCGCGGCCAGGGGTATGCCGCGGCGCTGCTGCGGGAGGGGCTGGAGCGGCTCGGCCCGGGCCCGGTGCACCTCGGCGCCCAGGCCTACCTCGAGCAGTGGTACGCCCGTCTGGGCTTCCGCCGCAGCGGCGAGGACTACCTCGAGGACGGCATCCCGCACCTGCCGATGGTCAGGGACTGA
- a CDS encoding PHP domain-containing protein gives MSGEQGLEPVDALRRIAFLLERSREETRRVEAYRRAAATILPLGEEEVRRRAAAGTLRDLPGIGPSTSAVIEAVVAGQVPDKLADLEEAAGEPLADGGGAMREQLRGDLHSHSDWSDGGSPMEEMVASAIELGHDYLALTDHSPRLTVANGLTASRLRRQLEVVEAVNAHTAPGFTLLKAIEVDILDDGALDQEEDLLARLDVRVASVHSKLTMEKAAMTRRMLAAVRNPLTSVLGHCTGRRVMPRRGDKGGRSGSRMRPPSDFDAAAVFEACAQTGTAVEINSRPERQDPPGELLDLAVDTGCVFAISTDAHAPGQLDFLDYGCERAVRHGVPPERVVNTWPLERLLAWARSPESIV, from the coding sequence ATGAGCGGCGAGCAGGGCCTGGAGCCGGTCGACGCGCTGCGCCGGATCGCCTTCCTCCTGGAGCGGTCGCGGGAGGAGACGCGGCGCGTCGAGGCCTACCGCAGGGCGGCGGCGACCATCCTACCGCTGGGCGAGGAGGAGGTGCGGCGGCGGGCCGCTGCCGGCACCCTGCGCGACCTGCCCGGCATCGGCCCCTCCACCTCGGCCGTCATCGAGGCGGTGGTCGCGGGGCAGGTCCCGGACAAGCTCGCCGACCTGGAGGAGGCTGCGGGCGAGCCTCTGGCCGACGGCGGCGGGGCGATGCGGGAGCAGCTGCGCGGCGACCTGCACAGCCACTCCGACTGGTCCGACGGCGGCAGCCCCATGGAGGAGATGGTCGCCAGCGCCATCGAGCTCGGGCACGACTACCTCGCGCTCACCGACCACTCGCCCCGGCTCACCGTGGCCAACGGCCTCACCGCGTCCCGGCTGCGGCGCCAGCTGGAGGTCGTGGAGGCCGTCAACGCCCACACCGCCCCCGGCTTCACCCTGCTCAAGGCGATCGAGGTCGACATCCTCGACGACGGCGCGCTGGACCAGGAGGAGGACCTGCTGGCCCGGCTGGACGTCCGGGTCGCCTCGGTGCACTCCAAGCTCACCATGGAGAAGGCCGCGATGACCCGGCGCATGCTGGCCGCGGTCCGCAACCCGCTCACCAGCGTCCTGGGCCACTGCACCGGCCGGCGGGTCATGCCCCGGCGCGGCGACAAGGGCGGCCGCAGCGGCTCCCGCATGCGCCCGCCCAGCGACTTCGACGCCGCCGCGGTCTTCGAGGCGTGCGCACAGACCGGCACCGCGGTGGAGATCAACTCCCGCCCCGAGCGGCAGGACCCGCCCGGCGAGCTGCTCGACCTCGCGGTCGACACGGGCTGCGTCTTCGCGATCTCGACCGACGCCCACGCCCCCGGTCAGCTGGACTTCCTCGACTACGGCTGCGAGCGGGCGGTGCGCCACGGTGTGCCCCCCGAGCGGGTCGTCAACACGTGGCCGCTGGAGCGGCTCCTGGCGTGGGCACGGTCCCCGGAGAGCATCGTCTGA
- a CDS encoding CotH kinase family protein, producing the protein MRRHHRPTTTLALVAALALAGCAAPLVTGESAVSSAPEVTSALFTATEVHTIDVTVDEDTLTGMIQTYLDTGEKEWVSGTVTIDGQTFEDVGLKLKGNSSLRGISTDTPAQELPLRIRLDKFVDDQTLEGYSDVTVRSNTTETSLNEAVSLDVLSAAGLASTEAVATRFSVNGSEEELRLTVQNLDDAWVTDAFPEAGEDSVLYKSEAEGDWSWRGEDGDYSTAFDIEAGEDDYGPLIELLDLLHNGTEEEIAQRLPELVDLESFATYLAVQEIIQNTDDIDGPGNNSYLFWDSSTEQFTVVAWDHNLSFGAMNAGGGPGGSGAGGGMPTFEDGQVPEGLEPPAVEEGEMPEGVQPPGVEGDELPGGGGGMMSRSHPLVETFLADEEWAAAYEAELTRLRTALVEGGVLEQAVSTWTTTLEDGAGDLLTADQIEDDADAVLAVAG; encoded by the coding sequence ATGAGACGACACCACCGCCCGACCACGACCCTCGCGCTCGTCGCCGCGCTCGCACTCGCCGGCTGCGCCGCACCCCTCGTCACGGGCGAGAGCGCCGTCTCGTCGGCGCCGGAGGTGACCAGCGCGCTGTTCACCGCGACGGAGGTCCACACCATCGACGTCACGGTCGACGAGGACACCCTCACCGGGATGATCCAGACCTACCTCGACACCGGCGAGAAGGAGTGGGTCAGCGGTACCGTCACCATCGACGGCCAGACCTTCGAGGACGTCGGCCTGAAGCTCAAGGGCAACTCGTCCTTGCGCGGGATCTCGACCGACACCCCGGCGCAGGAACTCCCGTTGCGGATCCGTCTGGACAAGTTCGTCGACGACCAGACCCTGGAGGGCTACAGCGACGTCACGGTCCGGTCCAACACCACGGAGACGTCGCTCAACGAGGCGGTCTCCCTCGACGTGCTGTCCGCCGCAGGTCTCGCCTCGACAGAGGCGGTCGCGACCCGCTTCTCGGTCAACGGCAGTGAGGAGGAGCTCCGGCTCACCGTCCAGAACCTCGATGACGCCTGGGTGACGGACGCCTTCCCGGAGGCTGGTGAGGACAGCGTCCTCTACAAGTCCGAGGCGGAGGGTGACTGGTCGTGGCGGGGCGAGGACGGCGACTACTCGACCGCCTTCGACATCGAGGCCGGCGAGGACGACTACGGGCCGCTCATCGAGCTGCTCGACCTGCTGCACAACGGCACGGAGGAGGAGATCGCGCAGCGCCTGCCGGAGCTGGTCGACCTCGAGTCCTTCGCGACCTACCTCGCGGTGCAGGAGATCATCCAGAACACGGACGACATCGACGGGCCGGGCAACAACTCCTACCTCTTCTGGGACTCCTCGACCGAGCAATTCACCGTCGTGGCCTGGGACCACAACCTGTCCTTCGGGGCGATGAATGCCGGAGGTGGCCCCGGCGGGAGCGGCGCGGGCGGCGGAATGCCCACCTTCGAGGACGGCCAGGTGCCCGAGGGCCTGGAGCCGCCGGCCGTCGAGGAGGGCGAGATGCCTGAGGGCGTGCAGCCACCCGGCGTGGAGGGCGACGAGTTGCCCGGCGGCGGGGGCGGCATGATGAGCCGCTCCCACCCGCTCGTCGAGACCTTCCTGGCCGACGAGGAGTGGGCTGCGGCCTACGAGGCGGAGCTGACCCGCCTGCGGACCGCGCTGGTCGAGGGCGGTGTCCTCGAGCAGGCGGTCAGCACCTGGACCACCACCCTCGAGGACGGGGCCGGTGATCTGCTGACCGCTGACCAGATCGAGGACGACGCCGACGCCGTCCTCGCCGTCGCCGGGTGA
- a CDS encoding DUF4442 domain-containing protein produces MTSSPRTRPDQRVSRLKALAGSARALRHGMNAWPPFLFSGIRIQAMSADFRHVRVRLAHTPLTTNYVGTLFGGSLVAMVDPFWMLMVLRNLGQGYVVWDKAAEIEFVSPGRSAVSATFDLSEQVLDELRAEAADGAKVLRWFDNDVVTEDGTVVARVRKQLYVRRKR; encoded by the coding sequence GTGACCTCCTCTCCCCGCACGCGGCCCGACCAGCGCGTGTCCCGGCTGAAGGCCCTCGCCGGATCGGCACGGGCGCTGCGGCACGGGATGAACGCCTGGCCGCCGTTCCTCTTCTCCGGGATCCGGATCCAGGCGATGTCCGCCGACTTCCGGCACGTCCGGGTCCGGCTCGCACACACCCCGCTCACGACGAACTACGTCGGCACCCTCTTCGGCGGCTCCCTGGTGGCGATGGTCGACCCGTTCTGGATGCTCATGGTGCTGCGCAACCTCGGTCAGGGGTATGTCGTGTGGGACAAGGCCGCCGAGATCGAGTTCGTCTCGCCCGGCCGGAGCGCGGTGAGCGCCACCTTCGACCTCAGCGAGCAGGTCCTGGACGAGCTGCGGGCCGAGGCGGCGGACGGCGCCAAGGTGCTGCGCTGGTTCGACAACGACGTCGTCACCGAGGACGGCACGGTCGTCGCCCGCGTCCGCAAGCAGCTCTACGTCCGCCGCAAGCGCTAG